CGGCGTCTCAACGCTCATGGTCTTGTTCACGATCTTGGAGAAGAGCATGCCTATCAATTGGTCATCGTACATCGTCCAATATTTACTGCCTGAAGGAAATTTTTTGTCGAATCCGTGATAATACATAGCTCTTCTACTCCAATTGTCCTCGTAATTTCACATGCATTACTTACCCTATCGGCATGAATTCCCAACCACTTTATGGGTAAAAAGAATAAAACTTCGTCTGCCAATTCGACAGGTTGTCCCCATCACAGGAAAAGTCCCGGAGCTTCGGCAAGAGTCATTTCTGTCAGCATATTCCGGACGCAAAAATGATTGCAATTTGCCAAATTGTCGCTCAGATGTAACACTCAAACGTACCGGCTTAGGGTATAGCACACCCGAACTACACCGAAAGGAGCCAACAGTGTCATCTCAGAAAGTACTGGTAGTTGAAGACCACCGAGACACCCGCGAACTGCTCAAATACAACCTGTCAGCTGCAGGTTTTGATGTCGCTGCTGCAGAAGACGGTCAATTGGGACTGAGCCTCGCTCAAGCATTCAAACCGGACATCATCCTCCTCGACCTCATGATGCCGGGTACAGACGGCCTGGAAGTTTGTCGTCAACTCAAAGGCGATCCAGCGTTAGCGCGTATCCCTGTCATCATGCTCACTGCCAAGGGTGAAGAGGTGGACAAAATCGTCGGTCTCGAACTGGGAGCAGACGACTATGTCATCAAACCCTTTTCCCCCCGTGAGCTTATCCTCCGCATCAAGGCCATCCTTCGTCGCTATGGTGCACCTGAACCTAATGCTCCAAAATTCTGGGAACGCGATGGACTTAAAATAGATTTCGAAGCACACCAGATATCCATCGACGGAGAAGATGCTTCTCTCACCGCCACTGAGTTCAAGCTTTTAACAGTGCTTATTTCAGGCGCTGGAAAAGTCCAGACGCGTGACAACCTTCTCGACACAGTCTGGGACACGCATTTCGAAGGCTATTCACGAACAGTCGATACCCATGTCCGGCGACTTCGCCAAAAACTCGGACCTTATGCAGCCTGGATCGAGACCATCAGAGGAGTCGGGTACCGTTTCAAGGCATAAAAACACCACAGGCAATCACGCAAAAGCCCTCTGACAGTCACTGCCAGAGGGCTTTTGCGTGCCTCGCACAACATGTGCTGTAAAGGCAATCAGGATTGAAAGGTTTAGCTAGTCGCTGCCCAGAGTGATCTGGAAGGCAATCGCGTAAAGATGATCGAAGAAGTCGACGTACTCTACAGGTATATGTTTGGGAACGTTGATCCGGGAGGGAGCAAAGTTGATGATACCTCTGATATTCGCGTCAACAAGATGGTTGGCTGCACGCTGTGCACGGTCCGGTGGAGTCGCAATGATACCGATTTCAAGATTCAACTCTGGGGCCTGTTCCTTGAGATGTGTAGGACAGACGATCTCCATGCCCTCGAATTCCAGACCAATCTTGTCCGGGTCACAGTCAAAGGCCGCACAGATTTTGAACCCACGTCGTTCGAAATCATGGTGACGCAACAATGCGCTGCCCATATTACCAACGCCGATAAGAGCACATTTCCACAGACGATCAATACCAAGCGATTGCTTGATTGAAGTAATCAGCTCTTGAACGTAGTACCCCACGCCACGCACGCCGAACTCGCCAAAATAGGCGAGATCTTTTCTGATTTGTGACGAGTTGACTGAACAGGCGCGCGCCAGTTTCTCGGAAGAGATAACTTCGTTGCCGTCACGTAACAGATTCTCAAGAACCTGAATGTAGACAGCCAACCTGCCGATAGTCGCTTTTGGGATGTGTTCGCTTTTCATTTTTCCCTGTCTCTTACCGCTCAAAAACGCGGCAGACATGTGAATTCTTTAACAAGAGTAGAGCTGAAAAAGGGAGGCCGGGGCCTCCCTTAATATTTCTTTCGTAAGTCTAAAACTAGACGACGAAGAGCAGGATCAGGTTAACAACCAAGGCGTAAATAGCCAGGGATTCGATGAATGCCAGGCCAAGAATCAGAGTGGTGGACAGCTGTCCGCCAGCTTCGGGGTTACGAGCGATACCTTCGCAGCAGCCCTTGACGCCCATGCCCTGACCGATACCGCAGAGGCCAGCAGCGATGCCCATGCCGATGGCAGTGGCGTATGCTTTAGCGGACATGACAGCAGGATCGCCAGCAGCGAAAGCGGTGGAAGCAACCAGAACCATAGCCATGGTGGTGAACAGAATTTTAGCGATTTTCATTTTAATCCTCCAAATGGATTACGTAATATGTTTTGGTCCAAGGACCATTTCCCCATAATTAGTTGAGCGGCTCTTAGTGAGCGTGCTCAGTAGCACCTTGCAGGTAAAGCATCGTCAGCATGAAGAAGATGAATGCCTGAATGGTCTTAGCCAGGATGAACAGGAAGTACATGGGCAGGGAGCCGATAAGCGGTGCCAGCATGAACATCAGGATCAGGACGATTTCTTCACCGCGGATGTTACCGAAGAGACGAAGTGTCAGGCTAAGAGGACGAGCGAGGTGTGAAACCGGCTCAAGGATAAGCATGAGCGGTGCCAAAGCAGGAACCGGACCCATGAAATGTTTAATGTAACCGAAGCCCCATTTTTTCATACCCACGAACTGATAGAAACAGAACACGATGATTGCCATGGCGGCAGGCGTGTTGATGTTGGCGGTCGGAGCGTCACAGCCCGGAATAAGACCGATCCAGTTCATACCAAGGATGAAAATGAAAATGGTGCACAGCAACGGCATGAACTGACGGCCCTGTTCGCCGATGTTGGAGACAACAAAGTCTTCCAGGCCACCGAAAATAGTCTCGAAAAGATTCTGGAGACCACCAGGGACCAGTTGCAAACGGCTGCGAACAAGCAGACCGAGAGAAAGAATGATAGCCATGACCAACCACATGTATAAAACATGGTTGATACTTTCAACGCCAAGCCAATGCTCTACGCTGGTTCCCCAATGGCCGATGCTTTTGAGCATATCCATATACAAGAGAGGATGTGCCAATCCACCTGCAAAACCCATATCCAAGCCTCCTTAAAAGCAACTAGGCTATTTCTTCCCCAGCTGTTGCAATCCAGTTCCGGTGATGTTGACCACCACGGTCCCGAGCCCGCAAATCAGCCCCCAATGGGGAACACGTTCGACTCCTATCAGCCACCACAGTGCCAGCCCGCTCAGAGTCATCTTTGCCATGAATATTATGAACAGTAAAAACGGTCCTCGCTTCTCGTCGTACACCAACGTCTGGGTCACGCGGGCTAGCGTCCAGAAATTGACCAAGGCGATTATCGCCCCCGCCGAATATGCCAGAGACCATCGGGAAAGAAGTGTTACCAGCATGATCACTAGAGAGGTCCCCAGCGACACATAGATCTGATTGCGGACAACGATACGTACATCCGGCTTGGGAAATCCGCCCTTTATGAGCCAACGTTCAAGCCTCTGATTAATCCTGTCCAGCACCTTTTTCTCCGTCCTGTTTCAAAGAACTTGCTTTTTTTGCCTCTTCACGCCTCTGGAGCTTTCTGAAATCCTCAAAGACCATTTTAAACCCGGAAACGACCCCTACTAAAAAGAAGATCATTATCAACCAGGGCTTGGTCCCGAAATAGTCATCCAGAAAGTACCCGATAGTGAGCCCGACGATGATGGCCGAAACGATATGTAACCCCATCGTCCCGGCAGTACCACCCAATTGTGTGATGCGTACCAACCGATCGTCTTTTGAAAAGAGCATGTTCACATCCCGTGAAAGTTGTTGTCAGCCACCCCGATTAGAATACATAAACGGAAACGGCTATTCGTGCAATCCTTCACAAGTGGAGGAGAAGTAGCACAGGCCGTCAATTGTCGTCAATGGCTTTTTCCGAAAAAGCTGCTCATTCGCCACTTTTTCGTCGCACAGAAAAAAACATGCTTTGCAGTCGGTTGCAACTGTTTTTTCCACCCTTCATGCAAAACACTTTAATTTCCACCAGACCAAAAAAAACGGGAGAACAAACACATCCTCCCGTTCTTTTTTTTGTGTATTTATTCAGGGTCGCCCACATCCACAACCTTGACCATGAACTCCTTCACCCCGGTTGGCGGTTGAAAGAAAACAGCCATGAACGGCGTTGATGCGTCAGGACGAATAAAGGTGTTGTTAGACAGGATACCAACGTCACTGGACAGCCCATCCTGAATTTCCTTCTCGGTCTGCACCTGAAGCTGGAACTGTGAAAGAACATTGCCACACAGGAACGCCTGCGAAGTCAGGACATTGTTCGTCTCGTCATACAGAATGACCTCGACTTTGATACGCTCCTTGGGAACGGCAAACTTGTTGACCGCCTTGCCTTCGACAACGAACAGGTTGCCCACTTTTTCATTGGGTACATAATATTGTTTGACGTTCTTGAGTTCAATCTTGCGGACGCGCTCTGCCGGGGATTCGCCTGGTGCCGTTTCTTGATCGCCGCCAGTCTCCTCCATAAACAATTGACCGACAAAAGGCACATTCTTGAACATATCGCCCAAGTCGATCCCCATGTAGGTCCACGCCTTGAAGTAAATAGCTCCACCCAAACCAAGAGCTACAACCAGCAGGATTATCAGGCATCCCATCGACTTGCCGCCTTTTTCCTGCGGCACCTCGTCAATGGAAAGACTTTCGTCAAAGACACTGTCCGATTCGTCATCGTCAGCGTCGTCATCGTCAGCGTCATCGCCGTCATCGTCGGTGTCGTCGTCAGCAAAGAGATCCTCAGATTCTTCGTCCGCCTCGTCCTCGAACAAGTCGTTTGAATCGTCGGTGTCGTCCTCGCCTATACCGGCAAAAATATCATCGTCCAGATCATCTGCACCTGAGTCTGACGGAGACGTTCCTTCATCCGGGTCAGGAAGCGTTTCGTCATCGTCTTCAAAGAGGTCGTCTATATCTGGCTGGCTCTCTTCCACGCCTTCATCGGCAAGGTCGTCCTGAGGTTCGTCGACCGATTCTTCCGCTTCGGAGGAGGCTCCGCCGGCGGCGACATCTTCAAAGGTTTCGTCGAACTCGTCTCCGGCCTGGGTGTCTCCACCCTGACCTTCTTCTTCAAGAAGCGCTTCCACTTCTTCTTCGAGGGTTACCGGCGGATGTTCGGCCTTGAACACTTGCGCGCACTTGGAGCATTTGACCTTGGCTCCGCCCGCAGGAATTTTCTCATCGGGCAGATTGTAACGGGTCTCGCAATTCGGGCAGGTGACGATCATATTT
The genomic region above belongs to uncultured Pseudodesulfovibrio sp. and contains:
- a CDS encoding ATP synthase subunit I — translated: MLDRINQRLERWLIKGGFPKPDVRIVVRNQIYVSLGTSLVIMLVTLLSRWSLAYSAGAIIALVNFWTLARVTQTLVYDEKRGPFLLFIIFMAKMTLSGLALWWLIGVERVPHWGLICGLGTVVVNITGTGLQQLGKK
- a CDS encoding response regulator transcription factor; the protein is MSSQKVLVVEDHRDTRELLKYNLSAAGFDVAAAEDGQLGLSLAQAFKPDIILLDLMMPGTDGLEVCRQLKGDPALARIPVIMLTAKGEEVDKIVGLELGADDYVIKPFSPRELILRIKAILRRYGAPEPNAPKFWERDGLKIDFEAHQISIDGEDASLTATEFKLLTVLISGAGKVQTRDNLLDTVWDTHFEGYSRTVDTHVRRLRQKLGPYAAWIETIRGVGYRFKA
- a CDS encoding AtpZ/AtpI family protein, with translation MLFSKDDRLVRITQLGGTAGTMGLHIVSAIIVGLTIGYFLDDYFGTKPWLIMIFFLVGVVSGFKMVFEDFRKLQRREEAKKASSLKQDGEKGAGQD
- a CDS encoding DUF3426 domain-containing protein: MIVTCPNCETRYNLPDEKIPAGGAKVKCSKCAQVFKAEHPPVTLEEEVEALLEEEGQGGDTQAGDEFDETFEDVAAGGASSEAEESVDEPQDDLADEGVEESQPDIDDLFEDDDETLPDPDEGTSPSDSGADDLDDDIFAGIGEDDTDDSNDLFEDEADEESEDLFADDDTDDDGDDADDDDADDDESDSVFDESLSIDEVPQEKGGKSMGCLIILLVVALGLGGAIYFKAWTYMGIDLGDMFKNVPFVGQLFMEETGGDQETAPGESPAERVRKIELKNVKQYYVPNEKVGNLFVVEGKAVNKFAVPKERIKVEVILYDETNNVLTSQAFLCGNVLSQFQLQVQTEKEIQDGLSSDVGILSNNTFIRPDASTPFMAVFFQPPTGVKEFMVKVVDVGDPE
- a CDS encoding redox-sensing transcriptional repressor Rex, producing MKSEHIPKATIGRLAVYIQVLENLLRDGNEVISSEKLARACSVNSSQIRKDLAYFGEFGVRGVGYYVQELITSIKQSLGIDRLWKCALIGVGNMGSALLRHHDFERRGFKICAAFDCDPDKIGLEFEGMEIVCPTHLKEQAPELNLEIGIIATPPDRAQRAANHLVDANIRGIINFAPSRINVPKHIPVEYVDFFDHLYAIAFQITLGSD
- a CDS encoding ATP synthase F0 subunit C, which produces MKIAKILFTTMAMVLVASTAFAAGDPAVMSAKAYATAIGMGIAAGLCGIGQGMGVKGCCEGIARNPEAGGQLSTTLILGLAFIESLAIYALVVNLILLFVV
- the atpB gene encoding F0F1 ATP synthase subunit A; this translates as MGFAGGLAHPLLYMDMLKSIGHWGTSVEHWLGVESINHVLYMWLVMAIILSLGLLVRSRLQLVPGGLQNLFETIFGGLEDFVVSNIGEQGRQFMPLLCTIFIFILGMNWIGLIPGCDAPTANINTPAAMAIIVFCFYQFVGMKKWGFGYIKHFMGPVPALAPLMLILEPVSHLARPLSLTLRLFGNIRGEEIVLILMFMLAPLIGSLPMYFLFILAKTIQAFIFFMLTMLYLQGATEHAH